The following nucleotide sequence is from Bradyrhizobium roseum.
CGGTGTGCAGGCACAACAGCGGCGTCCCTTCGCCGGCCTCCTCGACATAGACCCGGTGCGGCCGGCCGAACAGGTCGAGATGCATGTAGCGGCCGACGATCGGCTCGAATCTCACGCTCATGCCGCGGCTCCTTCGCGCAGCTTGCCAAGGGCTTCCTTGAAGTAGCGCAGGTGGGACATGAATATCTGCAGATTGCCTTCGGCCTTGAGCGCGCGCCGCTTGATCAGCGCCATCAGGTCGTTCGAGCCCGGCGGCGGGCGCCGGCTCCAGAACTTTTTCCACTCCGCCTCGGAGGCCCGCAGCGCAAAGGACGAGGACGGCATCACGAACGGCCCCGGCGTCACCGAGACGATTCGGCCCTCGAAGATCGAGATCAACCAAGGCGTGGCGCCGACTTCGAGAAGGAAGCTGGTGGTCAGATAGCGGCCGCGCCGAACCAGACCCTCATCGTCGTTGACCCGCCGCTGCAGCGCTTCGATCATTTCCACCCCCATCCGCTTTTGAGGGCCATGTTCCGTGGAATGCGGCCGCCGTCAATCGGCCGGCGCTACAACCAGGCGCATACCAGCGCCACGTTGGCGGCGCAGGCGACCAGAAGGCAGATCGTCAGCCTGAGTTGGACACGCGTGCTGGAGGTCTGGAGGCTCGTCATCATGGCCCGAAACATCCGGCGATTCTGCTTGATGAGTCTCGGGGATTCTTTTTTCCGGGATTTACGTCTCGTTAAAGACTCAGAGACTCCACGAAAACGGGCCGAAACGAGCCAATTTGCTCCCGAAACCAGCATTCGAATGCCGACATGGCAGCCACGTCTGAAACCCGGCCGCCGCTTCCGCGTTGACCGTTTTTACCGGAGCCGACAATGCCCTACGCGCTGTTCTCGAACGATGCCAAGCTCAGCAAGGCCTACCCGACCGCCGCCGACGTCTGGGCGATCGCCCGCAAGAGCGGGCTGGTGGTGGACGTCGTCTCCCCCCGCCACAAGCAGGGTCCTCAACCCGTTCTGGACCAGGATTACGAGATCAAGCCCTGCCAGCTCGAGCCGCACGAAGACCCCGCCCGCAACAAGGCGGAAGCCGAGCGCGACGCGCAGACGGAATTGCAGCTGGCGTCATGAGGACGAAGGCGGTCACCGGATGCCGACAGGCATCCCTCGCCGGGATAAGCCCAGGCGGCAGATTAAAGTCTGAAATCGTCTCTAGGGCGTCGCCGAAACCAGCGATGCCTGTTCGGCAGCCACAGCAACACACGCCTTACGGCGCTGCAGTCCCCGGATCGCGCCGGTCACCTTGCGCACCTTGCCGACCCCGCAGGCGGTATCCTGCACGAAGGCCACTTCATAAGGAGCAAGAATAAACGGTTCGGATTTAAGGACCGTTTGAGCGAGGCACGGATAAGCCGCTGCAGAAAAGATCAGCCCTAACGCAAAAGCACGCATGTTTTTAATGTCCAACCCAGCCCGGCTGATACTCATAATAGCGCATCATGACGAAAAGTTGCGTGCACCGCGAAATTTTTTTTGACGCCTTCGAGAATGCAACCCGCAAGGCACATCGTAGAGGCCTTGCGCCAATGAAAAGGCCGGCATGACGCCGGCCTTTTGGATGTCGATGCGAAGCGCTCCATCAATATCGGGAGGCAGTCCCGCCGCCCCAACCGAACCGGTAATTCACGCCGACCTTGGCGGTGTGCTCGTCGTTGCGGAAGCTGCGGCCAGCGACGTCGGCCGGGCCGGCGGTGAAGGTGGTATTGCCGAAATTGTAATACTGGTACTCGGCCTTGGCCGACCAGTTCGGGGCAAACATGTATTCGAGGCCGCCGCCGACGGTGTAGCCGTCCTTGTGGCTGCCGTTGGTGGTGAATGCCGCCGGCACACCGGCCACCGACACCCCGATATTGTTGCCGTCACGCCAGGCGTAACCGCCCTTGGCGTAGAGCAGCGCCGGCCCCCAAGTGTAGCCGATCCGGCCGGTCACCGAGCCGATCTGGTCGGTGTTGGAGGTTACGAGGGTGCCACCGGGAAACAGCACGCCATCATTGTTGTTGCTGGGCAGCCAGCTGTACTGGGCCTCGACGCCCATGACCCAGTTTGGGGCGAACTGATAGTCGAAACCACCCTGGACACCACCCATGAAGCGGGCGTCGCTGCCCTGCAGGGAGGTGTTGCCCGCAAAGGCGCCGCCGACATGGCCGCCGACATAGAACCCGGTCCAGTTGTAGACCACCTGGGGCGCGGTATAGGCCGGCGCCTTGGTATAGGGCCGGGCTTGCATGTCGGCCGCGAAAGCTGGCGCAACCATGGCGGCCAGCGCGGCAGCCCCGAGCACTAACTTCTTCATTTGACTATCCCCGTTACGAACGTTGCAGATACCAATCCAAACAACGTGACTTCATTTGGGTTGCTTTGCGGCGAGTGGCAGCGACCAGATGGCGCGCGACTGTGGCCGCATGGCAACAAACCGATTTAGTTCCCTCGCATTAAAGGCTTTTTCGACGGTTAAGGATCCGGCTTTCCACCTAGTTGGGGTCGGGGATGACTAAGGCAAGGTTCAAGCCTCCTCGAAAAGTGATCCAAATTCGTTCACGGTTCCTTCCCAGGCCCTCCGACCCGGCTACCGAGATCCGGCCAGCGCCCGGCTTGGCACGCGCACGCCGGCGGGCGATCAGCGCGTCAATTTCTCCAGCTCCGCGAAAGGCGCGTACGCCAGCCCCGCGCAGGGCTCGGCCGCGTTTTCGAGGATGCGGTCGAGGCGGCCGTCGACGAACAGCATGGCGCGCTCCCGCGGCTCCCGGTAACCACCGTCGGATTCGCGCGCGCTGAACCGAAGACAGACGACATAACGCTGCCGTCCGCCGATGACACGCTCGACCGGCTCTGCCATGACGGCGTCGCGGACGCCGACGGGATTGTTGAGATAGGTCTTCAGGAACGCCAGCAATTCGGTGCGGTAATTCCTCGGAAACGGCTGGCTGGAGACGCCGCGGTCGTCGGTAAAGGTAATCGACTTGCCTTCATCGCTGGTGGCAGCACACGCCGATAGCGCGATCGGCATCGACATCATCGCCGCGAATTTGACCGAACGTTTCACGCCAATTCTTCTCCCGTCCTCCGCCGTCTCATAAACCGCCCGGCGTGAGAATGGAATTCGCCCCTCGGTTACCTCATGTCGGTTATCCCATGGCTTTCGCTCTCGAAAAATTGAGACGAGTGCCACGGAAATGGTCTTGAGCATGCCTGGCCTGATCTCGCCTGACCGATGAAGCTGGCGGCTCCGCACTGAACCTCCCCTGAAGCGGGATTTGGGATTCCGTTCATCTGAATGACATCTTCTTCAAATCCGATGATGATGCAGCGCGATCAAAATCGGTGAATCGAGGGAACGGGACGGGAATGTTCCTGCGCGCCGGGGGTTCACCTCAACGGGCTTCGGTGTAGAATTACCGAACCGGCCATCAGGAGAGATGCATGAAGAAATTTGGGATCAGGCTTTTGACTCTTGCCATGTTGTCGCTGACGCTCGCGGCAACCCCCATCGTCAGCGTCGTCTACGCGGCGCCCGACAACGATCCGCCGCCGCCCGACAAGAAGAAAAAGAAATCCAGCGAAGCT
It contains:
- a CDS encoding glucose transporter, which translates into the protein MMTSLQTSSTRVQLRLTICLLVACAANVALVCAWL
- a CDS encoding outer membrane protein, with translation MKKLVLGAAALAAMVAPAFAADMQARPYTKAPAYTAPQVVYNWTGFYVGGHVGGAFAGNTSLQGSDARFMGGVQGGFDYQFAPNWVMGVEAQYSWLPSNNNDGVLFPGGTLVTSNTDQIGSVTGRIGYTWGPALLYAKGGYAWRDGNNIGVSVAGVPAAFTTNGSHKDGYTVGGGLEYMFAPNWSAKAEYQYYNFGNTTFTAGPADVAGRSFRNDEHTAKVGVNYRFGWGGGTASRY